From Rhopalosiphum padi isolate XX-2018 chromosome 2, ASM2088224v1, whole genome shotgun sequence:
tattaataatttagtaaatttattttattgttctagACAGAAGTGTTGAAATCTCTAGAAAATAAACAATCAACAATCTTAAATAAAtcataccaaataatatttgaaaacgtTTTAGTTCATATGCCTTTAATTTCTACCGCAGAAGGTAAATACTAcctttatattgtattacattatatatcattatattagtttattataaaaactatttatatagttatatattttaaataccaaaacAACACGCTagcataattaaaatgttttcaacttaaataaataaagttctaTAGgtactcaaatatttttatattttaatagttttcaacTAGTTTTTCCGTGcttttaaagtataaagtatactCCAACAGATTCTGATTGGAgtgatgaatttatattaatcttacaataatatgtacctagtttttttcatttctattaTTGCCTATTAATTAAATGCTAGTTTTCTTATAGATTCTTATccttatttcatttaaaaatttcgaaaatacactcatatttttttcttttaagcattttaaaatcgattcatcaaaatttaaaaattattttgaagttaaaattttaagtttaatcacTGAAAAATGTTTACAAGATTATTCAGAAGTTTatgtactgaaaataaaaaaatgtatgttatcacaaaactttttattagtgcagattgtaattaaaattttgatagcATTACaacttatacttattaataacgATCTATCTCCATCCgatttgtattattcaaaatcatAAATCGTGTGTTCTCAAGTAGTTTGTGTAAAAATTTTATCCGAGCCATGATGGAGTCAGTAAACTAAGAAAgaatgtcataaaaaataaaactaatctgTGTTTCAtcagattttatttttctgcgttatttattttgattattatcataGTCCCGGGAATTCGTATTTTGTCACTATAACGGTTTACACACactaatgtttaattaattctcACACATTGACACAGATCAAATTTAAATGTCAATCGTATGAAATATCTAAATACTACTTCTTAAACATGCTATTCCccaaatttatcataaaattaaatattattttagagtcCAGTGGTTTCTATACACAAATTCAACCAGGATCGGGTTGTTTTGAAGTAATTGAGTCTTCGAACGTATTATTATCTGGATTGGTGTACATGGATGATAGTAACCATCTTATTAGCCCAGAACCACCAACAGATTATGaagttaatattgaaaatgaatGGATATCcgataatgaaatatatagagtattttatgaaaataatgtccATATCTCAACTCCTTACAGTAACATTCAAAGAATTCTTATTCACGACAaaggtattgtattttataaaatacataataggtacctattaacaaATCACAATACTTGCATTActacattatttataagtttttaggtTTCCTGGCaattatattttggaaaaaCGATCTTAACATCAACCTCAACTCAATGATGcagttaaaaatgtttgctGATTTTCAATCACATCACTTACCTTTGCTTCCATCTTGGTTTAGAAGTTTAGTTATCGATAgagaaataatcaaaaatataagccCCGGATCattgatttatattacatttgatACTCGAACTAATGTTATTAGAGGGCCCGGCATAGAAATTGAAACTTTAAAGACTTCCACATTTCCAACAATTGAACCAAGGCCTATAAATTTGAATGTTCAAAAAGTTCAGCTTATCGAACAACCTAATCCAAAAattcaagtaatttttattaattattatttataattgtaattataaaaaagatttattattattggtactatttatttgtttagaatttCATGCAGTTTTTAAGCATTTGTATGCAACTAGTCAAAAATACAGTTCATCTTCCGTCGTCTAagttgaaaacaaaattaaaaattaatgatgctATATTTATGGAATCATTTAAAAGACTTTTTGAAATACAACCATTTTTAAAGGTTGTAACTtacttttagttatattataataacctaagATATTTATTGCATTGTTTGTGTATTAGGCAGATGTTGaagaatattcaaattttcaagTAACAGATTTAGAATCAAATCATGTACTACTTTTAGTAACTGAACATTTAAACgagaaattaaataaagatattaaaaaatgcaCAGGAAAAGTATTTGTTTTGATAAAGAATTTAACGGTTGATGATACATATACCACAATTGTTCAATATGAGCATAATGGTTCTATTTATCGTCTAATAACACGAATAGTAAAATTACCGAATAAAATTTTAGAAGTTAGTACTAAAAATAGCTTTTGGACCGATAACATAGAACAAGGACTTAAGTCGTTATCTAGTAACGTTTCACCaatagttttgattaaaattgatTCAGAAAATTCTTTGCAAGTGGtgcaaaaaattgaaaatatcaaatCTGCGATTGGCTTTAGGTAaacatatcatatttaaaataaaaaagtgattTCAAATTTaccattgttttcatttttagataTGTCATACTTTATGATGGCGAACAATTGTTTGATTTAACCAAAACCTTCTTTAGGGAACAACTATTTAAAGGGTTAAggcaaaacatattaaaaaataaaagctgGGGAAGTTATAGTATACTTCCTTGTATAGACAATCTCTCAACAGATTTAAATGCTAATGAATTGCCAAAATATGTTAATCAGGAAaggtttgtataaaaaataaaaactaaatctttttaaatttttaacatttatttatttttagtggatTAACCATCAAGTATATGAAttctattaaaacaaataaattggtaataaatacttattaatattttaatgaattgtattgctaaatattaaattactaataataatattattaatgatgataTTGTTAATAAAGGAAGATGAAGTATGTACTCAATACTCGGGTATAGACCATgaaggaaaaaatataatgggtattttaaaatataaaactaaaagtaaGCGATACGAAATTGATGATATTTTGAAGTGGTATGTAGATTCTGAATTGACCTTAGAAGAATCAGTAAAATATCCATTAGCTTACtcaatggtaataaataataatagttaaaacttattttctatacaatttaaaattatcctatttttaaattgtcacaGGCTTACTATTGTATGGTAATTAAAGCGCGTGTGAAATTTGGAGATTCAATTCTTATACATAATGGGTGTTCATTAGATGGTCAAGCATTTATAAGAGTTGCTCTAGGATTTAATTGTAAGATCTACGtaactacatataataatgatcaatctgactttataaaaagtttatttccaAAGGTAATGAATAATAGAATCTTCAAAAGTAGTTTTAGCGACTTAACATTTAAACTtagataaatgaaaaatgttgaaTTCTTGCAACAATTAATAGTTGAGTAGCGGCAACATACTAGATCTCAGTAATAACAAGTTTGAAATACAACTAAGGTGTTTAACAAAGGGGAAAGGATGCGACATCGTTATCAATGCTATACCAACCGAATTCCTGTGGGCTTCTCTTCGATGTATAAAACCGTTTGGCTCATTTATACACATCGGTTCACAAGATGTGAGTGTTCACACAGAAATTGGTAAGAATAatggttaaatataaatacaataaaatacctacattctaatttattttgcataggtatgtatatgtttttaaaaaatatttcactgtATGGCGTACAAGGCTTATTAAGCATAGTAAATTCTTCTGTCGAAACCAAAAACTATCTCAAGCATCTTGTTGAAAATGGTATCAAGGATAAAATAGTCAGTAAATTGTATGAACAAATGCCAAAAACCAATACAATATCTACTAACAAGTATGATCAAAATATTGATTGTGATTGAAATTGTTTTCAGCATAGttcttataaatgtattgacagttttattattcattttatttagtatcaataatacagaaaaaataatcgaaaaaaataattcagatcatagttttgttaaaaaagaAATGGCATATGTAATTATTGGTTCAGCGACGAATTTATGGATTAAAACAGTTAACTGGCTTCTACAACAAGacgtaaaaaaattgatattcatCATTAATGGTACCAATTCAATAATAAGAAGAAGTCAAAGAACTATATACTCACTAATTCAAAAGTATTCCGATGTTTCGTTTATTATGACTTCGGCTGAAaggtttaatactataaaagatGGGGAAATATTGTTACGGGAATTCACATCGTATTCAAAAATTGAGGCATTGTTTTGTGTAGAAATGGTATATTTGactacataaataaaacattatatttacataaatatatacgaaaatctattttaattttattattaaatatttcagagTGACTCAAAATTAAAGAACATTGACAAAGCTTGTAGAAACGTTTTACCGGGCTTAAAGCATTTCATATGCATGCAGAGTGATGCAAACGAAGTTTGTGAGTCAAGAAACGACGCACATTCTAATTGCATTAACATACAGTGTGATAAATCTGTTCGAAAACCAGAAACCATATTAAAGTACATGAATAAATTGGTAGAGtctataattgattctaaaccCATTTCAGTTGTTTTCAGTGATCCATTAATATCTGAACATGGTTAGTTTACGATCTAAAGTACTAAATCTTTATGtttaatcataaatacattCTAATAGTATGTTTATTGATAatgttttcatacattttttttattttatttagaaaacttTAATTCAATCTCAGAATATTTACCTAAAACCATCGACGAATTACTTGACCTCAATATAGATTTACCAGAATATCCACGATTTGAAAATTGTACATCCAAAAGTCTTCCGAATACTGGTAATAATAGTCTATTACCGGTGTTCATTATTCCTGGGTTAGGAGTTTCGCGGATACAACCTTTAATCAATCAAATTATGCATCCAGTCTTTTGTGCAAAATTTCCATCGTACATTAACTCTGTTGAAAATGCAGCGCTAGGTTTACTATGGGtaactattatacaatacatttttaaaagttcataattgtatttatatttatttatagcctTTGAGACAAATTCAGGCGGAAGGACCATTCACAATCGTTGGTGAAACATGGGGTGGAAATATTGCTGTCGAACTTGCCAAGATAATGGAAGGATTTGGTGAAACCGTAAATCTTTTATTACTGGATGGCTGTCCGTCTGATAATAAAAAACGTTTACACCTTGTAGATAACGTAGATTTTGAACAATTGAGTGGAAATTCAGAGGAAAAAGTAAGTACATATTACTGAGTTAAAATCTCTCGTTAAGGCCATACTTCGAAGGACTTTGTAGCATAATTCAAAGTTCAaacatatatcaaatatatccacaatcatcaaaataataataaaaaaaatttataccatttatttatttaaaacaaattgtttgttatcatataaaacttattgtgatataaatattatacaaaagaaatttaatcatattttgtactttcatttaaaaaaaattgttatttctgATGACTTGAAAATGGTctacaaaaattgaaatgtagttaattatatataatatttattaaccattatgaatattaaatatatatggaGAAATtggtttgttataattaaccaattcatttaatttatattaatttttataggaaaaaataaatagttcgaTAGATGTGCTTATGAACCAATTAAGTGCATTAAAAGATTACACCCCCAATAATACTCAACTTGCAGCCAATACGATCATTGCTAGACCTTCTACTTTGGATATTTTAGACTCCTGTATTAATTTCGAAAAAGtatgtttacaattatttatatataaagaatatattttctttgtataatttttccatcttattgttttgtatttactttttttcacaGAACCATTGTGGCAAACTAACAGTACACATTTCTAAGAAGTCGTCATATATCGAATTTATCAATAGTTTGGAGGCTGCtgctattataaatgaaaatgcaTCGTTTAAGTGgtagttcaataaaatattttgtgacatattgtgttataaaattaatatagaaaatcatttattattatacacatcttaaaatgttttaaaattgaaaaaaaataacttaattaaaatcctAATACTATGTAGTTTTTagtgttaaatatattgatttatccAACAACAAATGATGGCACATCTCTGAATTGGAACTCGTGTGGTCTCCATGGTTCTTGTAAAGCATTCGTGAGCCACCCGTCCAAGGGTGTAAGATGCTTCCTTACCCAATCAACTTGAATCCTAACTTTCTCCAgtgcattttttataatatcatccaCAGAAACAAAATGCCGTTTATTTCTTTGATAAAACTCGGTAGCCTATAAAACAAACATATCattaattgtgttttattttatttaaaaaattatattttgataatcacTACAAGCAGTACAAACCTTATTTAGTCCTTCTTCAGTTCTAAAATTGTTAAATGacgttttaacaaaatattcccATACAGTCTTTTCCAACCTAAAAACCACAacgttattattcttatattagttttcgaaaaataccattatttgcACATATATgtatcatagttattatatttactttgtgCTTAGATATTCAAAGTTTTTCATCATAAATTTGAACATTGTTTCGTGTCCCAATGATACCGTACTCATAACAGTCAACATTGTTAACATATCCTCCTCACTAAACTTATGGTCTCCACTCATTAACGTCAAATTCAACATTCTTTGATGTATAGATGTACatgtgaataaaatttaaattatatttagcttATATTGGTTTCAATATGTcactattattaaaagttacctgacaaattttgtttcatttttaggGCAGCTAGCTAATGATCTAAATATAAACAATCTTTCTGTTTGAGACTTATTTTTTGGATAGTACATAATCCTATGTAACCCAAATTCCCACTCGTCCAGTGTTCCGTATCCGAGAAGTATACACAAGTAATTATCCaagaatctataataattaaaatgtaacaaacaataaatacataatttattcatatactcattattattgataattagggctcggaagttataggagttgtatattgttttgtataccTTTGATTTATAGCAGACTAAACTATAATTTCGATTTATATGATAGtaagtttgaaaattgaaaattgaaaatgaatattttgtcaattttaatggaaaaaatgcATTGATTTTCATACGTCtattaagcatattttatattatctaaaaaaaatcgatttttttcttaacgtaattattttaaataatattgaaatcaaaactcaatattgttttacgtaggtatttattgtcgttaaatattaatttgacgaTAATGGTGTAATATGCATTTAATCTAAATGTTACATTAATATACCGACATTTTTTCTCGTCATCGATAATTTATTGACTTAACTTATcgtaaatctattatttattaacttataaatttgttgtacataattaaaatttcacagtatttttaaaaatatttttcaattaaaaaagatatttcTCATtggatatttaacattttttcatgcTTTGTTACtattttgtgtgtatattttgCCTATAAAATAGCTCCTAAAACATCCAGCCCTGGTTATGAGACGATTACAAgtactttaaatttgaaaaaattatgtttaaaaataaaataagtgaatatggtgtataatatttttaatttgaatttacgCCTGGTAGAGCTCAAGTacctatagaatattaataacattcataacaaattaaaaatttaagaaatagtGCTTTAAATCAAGTAGGCAAGAAAAAAATCTAAGTTAGATAGATTAGTGTTAGAAACAATGTAGgggattattttttacaattttttcgtGCATATTTTACCTGTTTTAACTCCCATAACTTCCAAGCCTTATTAATCACATAACCATGAGCAATGAGCATTCTAGTTGGTTCactagttttttataaatagtgtacagataaaattatatttttattttcatttgttgCACTAGTTTGGTCCTAAACTTTAAGTTTATACAGTTTCTAAATGCTAATATACTGTAAAATGCAATTGTTAATTATGTTAGACGTCAGTCATcgaattgtaaaattaattaattattaaaatatttcttattactaattagatttattatatatatatatatatatatatatatatatataatttgtgtttttagtgaaaaaaatactatacttatgctataagtaatattaaattattgtactattttcATCATAATCAGAATACAAATTTCTATTGTTTAATGTCATGTGATGTATTACATTTCGTAAAGAAATGTGcttgttaaaatatgaaaactatGTAGAGGTAAATCccccgaaaaaaaaaacaaaaaaattagtaGAAAATTCAACGTACAATTTGTCCTCATCGGGATTTGACGTATTCGTTCTCGATTGAACATCCCGGGCTTCTGTTAGACAAGTCGGATGTCCTGTTTCGCATAGTAATCGTTTATTTTCTGCACGGAAATTTGCCTTCCAACTGGATTCTCCTCTTTCCGGCTGTTCTAGCGCAGCATTCACagatttcaacatttttttcaagtatatctatttaagaattaaatcatattacatattttaaatgtagatatatatttataataaatgggtCATTAATAACTGACATCATATTTAGGAGCCACTGGTGTTCCTTGGAACTTAGTGCGTAATCTCGTGGCCAGTCCAAAATAAGTTTTCCAAACAGCAGGCTCGGGCTCTTGCTCGATAAGTTTGCTAACATTGAATGCGTATACATAACACAAACGACCGGATAAAGCCAGTGTTAGCGAATCATGTAACAACTGTTGGCGAATGCTTACTGGGAAACGTTTGGAATGTTGAGCTATTAGTTCCCAATTCTTTAGGTCATAGTTAACAATAAATGGtcctgaaataattatttttcaaataaaatttgacaacattttaaaatcactaaataaaatcgtttaaacaTTTTCATCGACTACGAAATCATTATGACTTACCTAAACTCCCTGGATTGAAAAGTACGAATTGATTATTTGtgaaattatattgtttcattTCTACCTCTTGACTTGCTATTGGTTTCAACCAACTTATATTTCTAACTGGTACGGTCAAATTATTTTGCGATACGACAATATTAGGAATCcaccataaataatttttagtgttCTTTGCAGGGGATGACACATCATCCTCGTCGTCATTTAATACAAATGGTTCCTAATTgacatacatgtatattatattgcattttaattactttaaatacgatatttgttattattaactaaaaaacatTACCTGCATAACTTGAACGGTTGTGTTTATGTAATTTCTCCTAAATGTAACCACAGGTAGTCTATCAGCTTGTAACCACGGCCTTACAATTTGTTCAATCGAAACGGGACTTTTAttctgaaatattaaattgtaaattgtatctTATTTGATgtaggtacacaatataatttatatgtaactaattgacatattaaattgaatttataacatACTCTGATCAATACACTAGCATGGTATGCTCCATCAGACAGCTTGTTCCAAAAATCAGTTTCAGAGTAAGCATGATAttctctataaaatatatttatatattaatatattattaataattttatggatGTCAACAGttcttattcaaaatatatttcaacatgAATACATACACGTTAGTgatgttacaaaataaataattaaatattttaatcgttttaactacaaaaatcactgtttttaaattaagatttcaACAATAGTGTTTTATCAGTGCTTTGATTTTAACATGCATAATTAGCATGATTAAAAAAGCCATCTGTTAGTGACACTTTAATATAGATTTACAAaatgaccatattatataattacataaactattatgtattactaAAGAAGGTTACGATACTATGTTGTCTTTGACCTACAACTAGGATTTTTTAGAAGTGTtaagatgtatatttttttatagatggaGTGGTGGCTTACAagcttaatataaaatgtattattaaaagtcTTAGCTTTATcgaccatttttttttcgtgtgaaAATcattactaaaagtaaaattaaaaataattgatagagATAACAATTAGAAATTGTTTtgagtgatatatttttaaatacttcaattttatgAAGATTGAATATTTTAGCTACACCCCCTAGTTATCAACCCATGAGTTCAAATAGATTTAATaagtgatttataaataattaatttaatttttaaatgtgtgcATTCATTATTGGAAATGTAAGGTTTGACTATTTGAGTATTGTCGAAAGAACAAttattaaggttaaaaaatacttaattaagtatttgaattataaacatACTTGCTAGACATAAAATATTGGATTGTTTGACGGAATGAATGAGGTCCAAATATGTGTTCGAGCATTCCCAATACAAAgcgaactaaaaatataaaaggttgGTTATTTGTAccaattaattgaatatttaattttactttttgttgCATTCAGAGCTTCCATTTGTGATTTTATTTCTGTAAAACCAGGTTTATCATATTCTAAATACATTCCATACATATCACTTACGTATGAATTGAATACTGGTTTCTCTAACTAAAAtcaataacacaattattaattttcttaaccTCTTAAGTGCTTAGGTATAATAGTTTTACCTGCCATGCCACCTTATCAGCTAAGAATTTTGACAATGCTAGGGTTAATGATGTCGGAAACAGTGGCGTTGTGAGATGATCGGTCCATTGTAATGATGTATATTTAGCGAGAAGATGAGCTATCCAAAAATCATCGCGTTTCTTAGAAAGATCTACTTCTCTAAACATTTGTAACCCCCAAGCATCAATAGGTTTATCATCAGTGTAACCGGGGAGTGCCACTAAGTTTAATTCAGGCAGTGGATATGGTCTAGACATATAAAGTTCCAAATTTACTAGAACTGCTGGAAGCATTTTTTGTGCCGTATTCAACGATCTTAAAATATCTTCTTTACCCCACACACCAACTTTAGCTCCATTGTTATCTGCAtatgaattgtaatattatttgttttttatttctataattttactattttgtttattacttaCCGCCCATTGGTGGATGCTTAAAATCAGATTGGAACATGGCTAAAGAATTGACAGACATTGGCGGTGATCTAGAAAAATGATCTCGAACCCATACGCCTTCAGAAGTCCTGTAAGTTATACATAcacagacatatatatatatatatgtcaacatttttttttagccagttgtataagaaaaatatacatacacatttgTTGTATCAACCAATGGCATAGTTGTTAGAACATGAAAGTCTCCTTTGTGCGCAACTGATAACTCTATCCAAGTTTTTAGATTAGGTTTTTCGAAACAAGGAAATACATAATGCGCTCCTCCtccttttaataaattcattactaCATACcatctgaaaatatatttaaaaattaaaaatgacataATTGATAAAAGTTTAAAGGACTAACTTTTTCAGTTGTGAATGTTTTGAATTAGAATACGTTGATTGATAAAATGGACTAGATGAATCACTTCCTAGGGTTCCGTCGAATAAAATTTCCACTTGATATGTAACATCTTTCTTAAGGCTCTGTTTTGTTGTAATTTGAAACTTATGTATGTCCTTTCGTTTTTCTAATTTTGTGACTGTTaatgaactataaaatatttaaacattttacagttgttgtttccaaaaataaaacaaaattatttttttatacatacgttTCTTCCATCGAAACTTCATCTTCTTCTGACGAGTCCAAATTCGGAACACGAGTGACTTTAACCTCACGATCGACCACATTGAGAGTTGAGTGTACATCTAGTGTAACAGAATCTACGGACTGATTTCCTGTATTGGTGATGTCAATGCGAACTTTGCCTTTGAACACACCGTCACCTGGATAAGGATGTAAGTCTAAACGGTAACCCCTTGGTACTATCAAACCCTGTACTGCAATGAACGTCACTAAAAGGCACGCAGCCAAAAACCAGCGAGCCATAGCAACCTAGCTACAGCTACAAGTCAAACAttagctataaaaaaataatacagtttaaaaaatcTACTTCGATAAAAATTCTAAGTCATGAAGAGCATGCAATTTATAACTAACCTAGTGGTCAATGTTGTTTGTCGTCGATCAACATTGAAATGATTTTTACCATGCTAGCTGTTTCAGCCAAGTCAATCTATAAGCacactgtatttatttaaataccagTCATGACTGAGAAGTGGGGTAAGCTTATTATTGGACGTGTGAATTTAggtaggttataataatatactacatccTTATCAAGTCCCTCGGTGTGCTTAAACGGGATGTTTATTtcatttacataaatacatctattttattaaataacaaaacactTCATAAAGGTTTATTTAACTAACAATTACGGCCGGTTTCAAAAACGTCATTGCTCGCTATTTTACTGTATACACAAGTACCTCTATGGAGTAACAGTAGTTTACTTTTAATCTTCctttaaaatcaaacattttaacgCTTGTGTTTTAGATCATACTTGGACCCGACACTGATATATTTGAGCacgttgaatattttttttatcgcgaggttagttaaaaattataaggtatatttaaatattcaaattattacattaaacaagtgaaaatgtattttgcatTGTGTTCAatagttattatgtaattaaattaaatgtgattgttaaaaataaatttatattatacttgtgcaTTAAAATTGGTTATAATGGATCTCAAGATATCACACAATATTGCCCATTATAACCGATACCTATCGATCAAAACATTTTAgtcttttttaattatattaattgttttatttttatttctaactatttaagatacatttgttattataaaattaaaaagaaaattgatgtgtttaaattatttatacatataatgtacaaactgactttttatttttacaataaacctctaaaacataatttataactataagaataattaaaatattaaaatattttttttaacttggttttcatttaacaatattaaaatatgaaaccgatttacaaaatatattttaagtaaatgcgtgttataaaataaaatatataatataattaatagttaaaacttcatgaaaaaaaaataaaatacaaatatttaccaaaatattgcATGGttcacttgaaaaaaaaattctaatattttcaaggtaagataattttaagttattaaatataatttaatttaaatctatacaaatatacattaaaaaata
This genomic window contains:
- the LOC132922353 gene encoding endoplasmic reticulum aminopeptidase 2-like, which gives rise to MARWFLAACLLVTFIAVQGLIVPRGYRLDLHPYPGDGVFKGKVRIDITNTGNQSVDSVTLDVHSTLNVVDREVKVTRVPNLDSSEEDEVSMEETSLTVTKLEKRKDIHKFQITTKQSLKKDVTYQVEILFDGTLGSDSSSPFYQSTYSNSKHSQLKKWYVVMNLLKGGGAHYVFPCFEKPNLKTWIELSVAHKGDFHVLTTMPLVDTTNVTSEGVWVRDHFSRSPPMSVNSLAMFQSDFKHPPMGDNNGAKVGVWGKEDILRSLNTAQKMLPAVLVNLELYMSRPYPLPELNLVALPGYTDDKPIDAWGLQMFREVDLSKKRDDFWIAHLLAKYTSLQWTDHLTTPLFPTSLTLALSKFLADKVAWQLEKPVFNSYVSDMYGMYLEYDKPGFTEIKSQMEALNATKIRFVLGMLEHIFGPHSFRQTIQYFMSSKEYHAYSETDFWNKLSDGAYHASVLIRNKSPVSIEQIVRPWLQADRLPVVTFRRNYINTTVQVMQEPFVLNDDEDDVSSPAKNTKNYLWWIPNIVVSQNNLTVPVRNISWLKPIASQEVEMKQYNFTNNQFVLFNPGSLGPFIVNYDLKNWELIAQHSKRFPVSIRQQLLHDSLTLALSGRLCYVYAFNVSKLIEQEPEPAVWKTYFGLATRLRTKFQGTPVAPKYDIYLKKMLKSVNAALEQPERGESSWKANFRAENKRLLCETGHPTCLTEARDVQSRTNTSNPDEDKLFLDNYLCILLGYGTLDEWEFGLHRIMYYPKNKSQTERLFIFRSLASCPKNETKFVRMLNLTLMSGDHKFSEEDMLTMLTVMSTVSLGHETMFKFMMKNFEYLSTKLEKTVWEYFVKTSFNNFRTEEGLNKATEFYQRNKRHFVSVDDIIKNALEKVRIQVDWVRKHLTPLDGWLTNALQEPWRPHEFQFRDVPSFVVG